The following are from one region of the Mycolicibacterium helvum genome:
- a CDS encoding alpha/beta fold hydrolase: MTQPDPSVTRIAGPWRHFDVHANGIRFHCVETTNGDNPYNGSEPAAGASRPLVILLHGFGSFWWSWRHQLRGLSGVRVVAVDLRGYGGSDKPPRGYDGWTLAGDTAGLIRALGHGSATLVGHADGGLVCWATSVLHSRMVRGIALVSSPHPAALRASALTRRDQGRALLPTLLRYQLPVFPERALTRHNAEALEHLVRSRASGKWLASEDFSETISHMRQAIQIPSAAHSALEYQRWAVRSQLRSEGWRFMKSMDRQLDVPLLHLRGDADPYVLADPVGRTQHYAPRGRFVSVAGVGHFAHEEAPDEVNEHLRRFLHQVYGPIR, translated from the coding sequence ATGACCCAACCGGATCCGTCGGTCACCCGCATCGCGGGTCCGTGGCGTCATTTCGACGTTCACGCCAACGGAATTCGGTTCCACTGCGTCGAAACGACCAACGGCGACAACCCGTACAACGGCTCCGAGCCGGCGGCGGGCGCGTCCCGACCGCTGGTGATTCTGCTGCATGGCTTCGGTTCGTTCTGGTGGTCCTGGCGCCACCAGCTGCGCGGCTTGTCCGGCGTCCGGGTGGTGGCCGTCGATCTGCGCGGCTACGGCGGCAGCGACAAGCCACCCCGCGGCTACGACGGCTGGACGCTGGCCGGGGACACCGCCGGACTGATTCGCGCGCTCGGCCACGGCTCGGCCACCCTGGTGGGCCACGCTGACGGCGGGCTGGTCTGCTGGGCAACCTCGGTATTGCACTCGCGGATGGTGCGAGGCATCGCGCTGGTGAGCTCACCGCATCCGGCCGCGCTGCGCGCATCAGCGCTGACCCGGCGCGACCAAGGCCGGGCACTGCTACCCACGTTGTTGCGTTACCAGCTGCCCGTGTTTCCCGAACGGGCACTCACCCGACATAACGCGGAAGCGCTCGAGCACCTGGTGCGCAGCCGTGCGTCGGGAAAATGGCTTGCCTCCGAAGATTTTTCGGAAACCATCTCGCACATGCGACAGGCAATTCAAATTCCTTCGGCGGCGCATTCCGCGCTCGAATATCAGCGTTGGGCGGTACGCAGCCAATTACGCAGCGAGGGTTGGCGATTCATGAAGTCGATGGACCGCCAGCTCGATGTTCCACTTCTGCACCTGCGCGGGGACGCCGACCCGTACGTGCTCGCCGACCCGGTGGGCCGGACCCAGCATTACGCGCCGCGCGGTCGGTTTGTCTCCGTCGCCGGCGTCGGCCACTTCGCTCACGAGGAAGCGCCCGACGAGGTCAACGAACACCTGCGACGGTTCCTGCACCAGGTGTACGGCCCGATCAGGTGA